The following are encoded together in the Rhodopirellula bahusiensis genome:
- a CDS encoding diacylglycerol/lipid kinase family protein, which produces MPAVESKRTIREVWIFTSPKAGTGAGRGEILRLIELCRAEGMVCRRIDNLAELAERVGQADHLPDDVAVVGAGGDGTLALLAGQLPQGTALIPMPMGTENLLARYYKYSREAEDVLATIRRGEAMKIDAGRANGRLFLVMVTAGFDAEVVRAMHLTRRGHINRFSYAGPLWRAIRRYAFPVINAEMENAAPVSSAKLVGADTNGTAAKRGASSTTQSIRTSGCWMMAFNLPCYAASLPIEPEANGNDGQLDLINLTYGSVIAGLRYLMALPGGRHLKRSDVFRFQATKISWSSLSRVPYQIDGDYAGRLPVQIEVLPDHVTLLRPAS; this is translated from the coding sequence GTGCCCGCTGTGGAATCGAAACGGACCATTCGTGAAGTCTGGATTTTCACCAGCCCCAAGGCGGGTACCGGCGCGGGACGTGGCGAGATCTTGCGGCTGATCGAACTGTGCCGCGCCGAAGGGATGGTCTGCCGCAGGATCGACAATCTGGCTGAACTCGCCGAACGCGTTGGCCAGGCCGATCACTTGCCCGACGACGTGGCCGTGGTTGGCGCCGGGGGAGACGGGACGCTGGCACTGCTCGCCGGGCAATTGCCTCAGGGGACCGCGTTGATTCCGATGCCGATGGGCACCGAAAATTTGCTGGCCCGTTACTACAAGTATTCGCGGGAGGCCGAGGATGTGTTGGCGACCATCCGGCGAGGCGAGGCGATGAAGATTGACGCGGGCCGAGCCAACGGACGATTGTTTCTGGTGATGGTGACGGCGGGATTTGACGCGGAAGTCGTCCGAGCGATGCACCTGACGCGTCGCGGTCACATCAATCGATTCAGCTACGCTGGTCCTCTCTGGCGAGCGATCCGGCGTTATGCATTTCCGGTGATCAATGCCGAGATGGAAAATGCTGCGCCGGTGTCTTCAGCGAAATTGGTTGGTGCGGACACCAATGGGACGGCCGCGAAACGTGGTGCCTCCTCGACAACGCAGTCCATTCGCACGAGCGGCTGTTGGATGATGGCGTTCAATTTGCCTTGCTATGCGGCGTCCTTGCCGATCGAGCCCGAGGCAAATGGCAACGATGGGCAACTGGATTTGATCAACCTGACGTATGGGTCGGTGATCGCTGGCCTGCGATATTTGATGGCGTTGCCAGGTGGTCGGCATTTGAAGCGGTCCGATGTCTTTCGTTTCCAAGCGACGAAGATTTCGTGGTCCAGCCTTTCGCGTGTGCCGTATCAGATTGACGGGGACTATGCCGGGCGATTGCCGGTCCAGATCGAAGTCTTGCCCGACCATGTGACGTTGCTGCGGCCGGCAAGCTAG
- a CDS encoding DUF1552 domain-containing protein yields MIRSTRRRFLRGLGGASLALPWMPSIAMAGQSDNVPMRMAHFYVPIGVVRRGFFPGEANDVIPEGNLGNVMKSLGKQSPFASDEPLDQLTPTLEPLAAFKHKINLITGMDRTFQQGTDVHAQCASCYLSSAVPYTVEGTAWPLDRTLDHLVADGIGTETPFATLEFSCNSHRDNKESIYFDNISWYGTGHLAPSIRDPRKMYHRLFSTQEIDRYRDVTNLVLEDARDLKMHLGYEDRHKFAEYFDSIRAIETQMDRLEKMKSQLSRVQLDEPPEAYLPRGEYIRLMGDLMVVSLQTGLTNVATFMVGPERWDTPFKFESLFDKPRSHHQMSHNQTKMIDDLLKVDRFHMEQYVYLMEKMDSIEQADGSTLLDNTLFTYGSGLGDGSTHQYNDLPIVVAGGGKRVASGRHINMPEGTPLANLWLTQARLLGIQMPRFADSTGTVDGLMAERS; encoded by the coding sequence ATGATTCGATCCACTCGACGTCGTTTTCTTCGCGGTCTTGGTGGTGCCTCATTGGCATTGCCTTGGATGCCGAGCATTGCCATGGCGGGGCAGTCGGACAATGTGCCAATGCGGATGGCTCATTTCTATGTGCCGATCGGAGTTGTCCGGCGCGGGTTCTTCCCGGGCGAAGCCAATGATGTGATCCCGGAAGGCAACCTTGGCAACGTGATGAAATCGTTGGGCAAGCAGAGTCCGTTCGCCAGCGACGAACCGCTCGATCAATTGACGCCGACGCTGGAACCATTGGCGGCATTCAAGCACAAAATCAATCTGATCACCGGAATGGATCGCACGTTCCAGCAAGGTACCGATGTGCACGCGCAATGTGCCTCGTGTTACTTGAGCAGTGCGGTGCCGTACACGGTCGAGGGAACCGCTTGGCCGCTCGACCGAACGCTGGATCACTTGGTGGCGGATGGCATCGGCACGGAAACCCCTTTCGCGACGTTGGAGTTCAGTTGCAACAGTCATCGAGACAACAAAGAGTCGATCTACTTCGACAATATTTCGTGGTACGGAACCGGCCACTTGGCGCCGTCGATTCGTGACCCGCGAAAGATGTATCATCGGTTGTTCTCGACCCAAGAAATTGACCGCTACCGAGACGTTACGAATCTGGTTCTCGAAGACGCTCGCGATTTGAAAATGCACTTGGGGTACGAAGACCGTCACAAGTTTGCCGAGTACTTCGATTCGATTCGCGCCATCGAGACGCAAATGGATCGACTGGAAAAGATGAAGTCGCAGCTTTCTCGAGTGCAACTGGACGAACCGCCCGAAGCCTATTTGCCTCGCGGAGAATACATCCGCTTGATGGGCGATCTGATGGTGGTGTCGCTGCAGACCGGATTGACCAACGTTGCGACGTTCATGGTTGGGCCTGAACGATGGGACACGCCGTTCAAGTTTGAAAGCTTGTTCGACAAACCTCGCAGTCATCATCAGATGTCACACAACCAAACCAAGATGATCGATGACCTATTGAAGGTCGATCGTTTTCACATGGAGCAGTATGTCTATCTGATGGAAAAGATGGATTCGATCGAGCAGGCCGATGGTTCCACGTTGTTGGACAACACGTTGTTCACATACGGATCCGGTTTGGGCGATGGATCGACGCACCAATACAACGACTTGCCGATTGTTGTCGCGGGAGGCGGAAAACGTGTCGCGTCCGGACGTCACATCAACATGCCCGAAGGAACACCGCTCGCGAATTTATGGTTGACGCAAGCTCGTTTGCTGGGGATCCAGATGCCGCGTTTTGCCGACAGCACCGGAACGGTAGACGGCTTGATGGCCGAGCGTTCTTAG
- a CDS encoding DUF1592 domain-containing protein, with amino-acid sequence MFCAWTVLQSVHPVLASEPDRTASDAVAKTPASLKSVLQDRCVKCHSEGEDPAGDVALTEVDSGNVAGDLDRLQSLIDVLDLEEMPPEDEPELSAETRQELLAELRATLHAAVAVNKQYPRTPIRRMNRFQYNNAVMDLLELESIVFTLPERMLREHRGYFQPASGKMPDEVFVGSRPLGKSQMIEPRLAGVAAFPQDLRAEHGYDNQADHLSLSPLLMESFLKLGQSITESPDFKPKNVGIWKSFFAAPALETNLEMEVRTRLKQFLTRAFRRPVEDAQLDRYCQFVQQSLEDGFAFPVAMKSVAAATISSPRFLYLYDTSGQPETATPVDDYELASRLSFFLWGSIPDQTLLDLAADGRLRQPEVLTQQFERMIRDRKLKRFCDSFPSQWLQLERIISSVPNPDEFPQFYFLKYRDSMHMMLEPLLLFETVLIENQPITQLIDSDFTYRSDLLENAYGELATDPKRNGGAVQAIRFRRLPIADRRTGGVITNAAVMTMTSGPERTQPITRGAWLAGVVFNKPPEPPPADVPALGEKPAEGEEHLTLRERLSMHRKRSDCKGCHEQIDPLGFALENFNPVGAWRDTYENGRDVDMAGTLLRKHRFENVIEFKDALLSEKDRFAQALAGHLLSFALARPLSAADRVSLEEITAAVSADEYKMHTLLRQIVLSEPFQTKSFPQVASNPRL; translated from the coding sequence ATGTTCTGCGCGTGGACGGTTCTTCAGTCCGTTCATCCGGTGTTGGCATCCGAACCCGATCGAACCGCATCGGACGCTGTGGCGAAGACGCCGGCGTCGTTGAAATCTGTCTTGCAAGATCGCTGCGTGAAATGTCACTCGGAGGGCGAGGATCCGGCCGGCGATGTCGCTTTGACCGAAGTGGATAGCGGTAACGTTGCCGGTGACTTGGATCGGTTGCAAAGCCTGATCGATGTGTTGGACCTGGAGGAAATGCCGCCGGAGGATGAGCCGGAGCTATCAGCCGAAACACGCCAGGAATTGCTCGCGGAGTTACGAGCGACTTTGCACGCGGCGGTTGCCGTGAATAAGCAATACCCTCGCACGCCGATTCGGCGGATGAATCGGTTTCAGTACAACAACGCGGTGATGGATCTACTCGAGTTAGAGAGCATCGTTTTCACGTTGCCCGAACGCATGCTGCGAGAGCATCGTGGTTACTTTCAACCGGCTTCCGGGAAGATGCCCGACGAAGTGTTCGTGGGCAGCCGACCGCTCGGCAAGTCACAAATGATCGAGCCTCGTTTGGCTGGCGTCGCTGCTTTCCCGCAGGACTTGCGAGCGGAACATGGTTACGACAATCAAGCGGATCACTTGTCGCTGTCGCCGTTGTTGATGGAGTCGTTTTTGAAGCTCGGACAATCGATCACCGAGAGTCCCGACTTCAAGCCAAAGAATGTCGGGATTTGGAAGTCGTTCTTTGCGGCTCCCGCTCTCGAAACGAATCTTGAGATGGAGGTGCGAACACGGTTGAAGCAATTCCTGACACGTGCGTTTCGTCGCCCAGTCGAAGACGCACAACTGGATCGCTACTGCCAATTTGTGCAGCAAAGTCTTGAGGATGGATTCGCCTTTCCGGTTGCGATGAAGTCCGTCGCGGCAGCGACTATTTCTTCGCCTCGATTTTTGTATCTGTACGATACGTCCGGCCAACCCGAAACAGCCACGCCGGTCGACGACTATGAACTCGCGTCGCGGTTGTCGTTCTTTCTATGGGGCAGCATTCCGGATCAGACCTTGTTGGATCTCGCTGCCGACGGTCGTTTGCGTCAACCAGAAGTGTTGACCCAGCAATTCGAACGCATGATTCGCGATCGAAAGCTGAAGCGGTTTTGCGATAGCTTTCCTTCGCAATGGCTGCAGCTCGAACGAATCATTTCATCGGTGCCCAACCCAGACGAGTTCCCGCAGTTTTACTTTTTGAAGTACCGCGACAGCATGCACATGATGCTGGAACCTTTGTTGTTGTTTGAAACGGTGTTGATTGAAAACCAACCAATCACTCAATTGATCGATTCCGATTTCACCTATCGGTCGGATCTGCTGGAGAACGCGTACGGCGAACTGGCGACTGATCCCAAACGCAATGGTGGGGCGGTGCAGGCGATCCGCTTTCGTCGATTGCCGATCGCAGATCGCCGTACTGGCGGAGTGATCACGAACGCGGCGGTGATGACGATGACGTCGGGGCCGGAGCGAACGCAACCGATCACTCGAGGAGCGTGGTTGGCGGGCGTGGTCTTCAACAAACCGCCCGAGCCTCCTCCCGCGGATGTGCCCGCGTTGGGCGAGAAACCCGCGGAAGGCGAGGAGCATCTGACGCTACGTGAGCGGCTTTCGATGCACCGGAAAAGGTCGGACTGCAAAGGGTGCCACGAACAAATCGACCCGTTGGGATTTGCGTTGGAAAATTTCAATCCGGTCGGAGCCTGGCGAGATACCTACGAAAACGGCCGCGACGTCGACATGGCCGGAACGCTGCTCCGCAAGCATCGTTTCGAGAACGTGATTGAATTCAAGGACGCGTTGCTGTCGGAGAAGGATCGATTCGCCCAAGCCTTGGCAGGGCATCTGCTGAGCTTTGCGTTGGCTCGTCCATTGAGTGCGGCGGATCGAGTTTCCCTGGAAGAGATCACGGCAGCCGTTTCCGCGGACGAATACAAAATGCACACGTTGCTTCGTCAAATCGTTTTGAGCGAGCCGTTTCAAACCAAGTCGTTCCCACAAGTCGCGAGCAATCCACGGCTATGA
- a CDS encoding HEAT repeat domain-containing protein, translating into MWKLFHASSIVLVLAFCAQSSKAQSEDSESEDREAESSAATEMGANLPEQIVDRLFEMSVDDPATAIRMNALKACANIPNEGTRLNDAVDRSLNASDLKVRLNAIQMLELVELKPQRKVDAAIEYLELRFQNPDRRIPFNHPTISPAVEVLKRHSEVANATLSDKLRESSPSTLLHLQLAGLLKFNVAENADRLHQHSKSDNQEVRGEVVALWSKHLANAAAKRSQPEKQPQPELTEKLNGINPKFLKYAETIIRRYDKDESRSLHEQEWQSMLMNPASADLNHDGHVTIEEYALHIYNRSKK; encoded by the coding sequence ATGTGGAAGTTGTTCCATGCCAGTTCAATCGTTTTGGTGCTGGCATTCTGTGCACAGTCCTCCAAAGCCCAATCAGAGGATTCCGAGTCAGAAGACCGGGAGGCTGAGTCGTCGGCGGCGACAGAAATGGGTGCGAACCTTCCTGAGCAAATCGTCGACCGATTGTTTGAGATGTCGGTTGATGATCCTGCAACCGCGATTCGGATGAACGCTTTAAAAGCGTGTGCGAATATTCCGAATGAGGGAACACGTTTGAACGACGCGGTGGATCGTAGTCTCAACGCTTCCGATCTCAAGGTGCGACTGAATGCGATCCAGATGCTGGAACTAGTGGAGTTGAAACCGCAGCGAAAGGTTGATGCCGCGATTGAGTATTTGGAGTTGCGTTTTCAAAACCCCGATCGGCGTATCCCATTTAACCACCCAACGATCTCTCCCGCCGTCGAAGTTTTGAAGCGTCATTCGGAGGTCGCCAATGCGACTCTTTCGGACAAGCTGCGTGAGAGCAGTCCCTCGACGCTGCTCCATTTACAGCTCGCTGGGCTATTGAAATTCAATGTTGCCGAGAATGCAGATCGTCTGCATCAACATTCGAAATCGGACAATCAAGAGGTTCGCGGCGAAGTCGTTGCGTTGTGGTCGAAGCATCTAGCAAACGCGGCAGCGAAACGGTCGCAGCCTGAGAAACAACCGCAGCCTGAACTCACCGAGAAGCTCAATGGCATCAATCCGAAATTCTTGAAATACGCCGAGACGATCATCCGCCGATACGACAAAGACGAATCGAGGTCGCTTCATGAGCAAGAGTGGCAATCAATGCTGATGAATCCGGCATCCGCGGATCTCAATCACGATGGGCACGTCACCATCGAAGAGTACGCCCTGCACATTTACAACCGATCAAAGAAGTAA
- a CDS encoding GlcNAc transferase — translation MRNNLSFAIVAACLFSSMLPARLAWSVDQEPTAPDTSTNQIELLAASEFDDRVQTTLQWWSDRDRWRSDVIQAIRHQDPEISDRARWVQSRWQRGILADTPAELAETLEKASPAEAIEVLLEAGRFRAATVAMEEANGTIEYEAILARVSLVVESRYPIYARLAVLQNSLPDFVGFLDLAAANKKMALCRDDLLRRPGDSPSLPTASQTWREDQRAEALCVMHLLRGNQDAATEIAKLHDQLAQQRATETEEESSTRHSLNRVVRMVTSEWDAIADESAEEAKRLQQSAEEGTPADKLHARDEAIRHWSDTLIAATRSGNSSLRQQAIDALKQTSDASLSPSYETLLWRTLLIHGEVDSAIDILEKESPREASAIAVKTSRHVRGLQLLGFDAEQLDTHLEQWIDEAIDQQRSVPEKDLTSGSGVTPTDKVLDCLTLMRTAIDVGRQDVAYRIATQLSDSRMYVKASPGRESVLTQHFVLATLAATSKTDWIFKLAAPEKPSLLSRLSLRLVSRVVEPTNEELLYYLNWFVYHHRPEWTTEQCFITACEIARAEPKDVRNHREWIDQLGEHLRSGESESDLDRRTKVDEYTLSDSDVPSSQQWESLFEAHGRPDIVRAIVRGQADKGDLPARLKLLTDHHRKDGNNPTPEDFESIWQELTSEPQAVLNSGLRDDAMIGFEVVLQQFLFAERDGDQRRADQLRSQLKVMAASPSTDMRQQMADSLAGAGMWDLAEDLYQSLLLVTAFESDETLALMDIARAYNRFVIRRTTATSADEGNAAEAELERLPTDAIEKRLQAIRWYDLGFAGTLAASDYQEVNYVLLPQLILRNKLELILQADQPQLTLDEQREVERIFELLLRFEPIDIHSAELMLPRIKQLGMTELADDWLNRIVDAGQKHLREFPLDATAANNVAWCAVRNHSRLDDALEMSRQSVAIEPDSAVYRDTLAEILAQKGEIDQALQLERTGILDDPGQWHLHLQIDRFESMKQDQ, via the coding sequence TTGAGAAACAACCTTTCGTTCGCGATCGTTGCCGCGTGTCTGTTCAGCAGCATGCTTCCCGCTCGATTGGCATGGAGCGTTGATCAAGAGCCGACCGCCCCGGATACGTCAACGAATCAAATCGAACTATTGGCGGCATCGGAGTTTGACGACCGCGTTCAAACGACTTTGCAATGGTGGAGTGATCGCGATCGTTGGCGATCGGATGTCATCCAAGCCATCCGGCATCAAGATCCCGAAATCTCGGACCGTGCCCGCTGGGTTCAATCGCGGTGGCAACGTGGGATTCTCGCCGACACTCCCGCTGAGTTGGCTGAGACACTTGAAAAGGCCAGTCCCGCGGAGGCAATCGAAGTGTTGCTCGAAGCGGGACGTTTTCGCGCCGCCACGGTGGCGATGGAAGAAGCAAACGGGACCATCGAATACGAAGCGATCCTGGCGCGAGTCTCCTTGGTCGTGGAATCGCGGTATCCAATCTACGCGAGACTCGCCGTCCTTCAAAATTCGTTGCCCGATTTTGTCGGGTTCCTGGATCTGGCGGCCGCGAACAAGAAAATGGCATTGTGCCGCGACGACTTGCTGCGACGCCCGGGCGATTCTCCTTCGCTTCCGACCGCGTCCCAAACGTGGCGAGAGGACCAGCGAGCCGAAGCGTTGTGCGTGATGCATTTGTTGCGAGGGAACCAGGACGCAGCAACGGAAATTGCAAAGCTGCACGACCAACTCGCACAACAACGAGCCACCGAAACCGAAGAAGAAAGCTCCACACGGCACTCGCTCAATCGAGTCGTTCGAATGGTGACATCAGAGTGGGATGCGATCGCGGATGAATCCGCCGAGGAAGCCAAACGACTCCAGCAATCCGCTGAGGAAGGAACGCCAGCCGACAAGCTGCACGCTCGTGACGAAGCCATTCGGCATTGGTCCGACACGCTGATCGCCGCGACCCGTTCAGGCAACTCGTCGCTTCGCCAACAAGCCATCGATGCCTTGAAACAAACCAGCGATGCAAGCTTGTCGCCATCTTATGAAACGCTTCTCTGGCGAACGCTGTTGATCCACGGCGAAGTCGACTCCGCCATCGACATTTTGGAAAAGGAATCACCCCGCGAAGCATCCGCGATCGCAGTGAAGACATCGCGTCACGTTCGCGGTTTGCAACTGCTCGGTTTCGATGCGGAGCAGCTCGACACGCACTTGGAACAATGGATCGACGAAGCCATCGATCAGCAACGCAGCGTTCCGGAAAAGGACCTAACATCGGGTTCAGGAGTCACCCCAACCGACAAAGTCTTGGATTGCCTCACTTTGATGCGAACTGCAATCGATGTGGGACGCCAAGACGTTGCTTACCGAATCGCGACGCAACTCTCCGATTCGCGGATGTATGTCAAAGCATCACCGGGCCGCGAATCGGTCCTGACTCAGCATTTCGTTTTGGCAACGTTGGCGGCCACGTCCAAAACGGATTGGATTTTCAAGTTGGCTGCTCCCGAAAAACCCAGCCTCCTTTCTCGGTTGTCGCTTCGGCTCGTTTCACGTGTCGTCGAACCAACCAACGAAGAATTGCTGTATTACCTGAACTGGTTCGTCTATCACCACCGACCCGAATGGACCACCGAGCAATGCTTCATCACGGCGTGTGAAATCGCTCGAGCCGAACCAAAGGACGTTCGCAATCATCGCGAATGGATTGACCAATTGGGCGAGCACTTGCGTTCGGGCGAGTCAGAAAGCGATTTGGATCGCCGCACTAAAGTTGACGAATACACGCTGTCTGATTCGGATGTCCCGTCCTCACAGCAATGGGAATCACTCTTCGAGGCACACGGTCGCCCCGACATCGTCCGCGCCATCGTTCGCGGCCAAGCCGACAAAGGCGACTTGCCAGCACGACTCAAATTGCTAACCGATCATCATCGCAAAGATGGCAACAATCCCACGCCGGAGGACTTTGAAAGCATCTGGCAAGAACTGACCAGCGAACCGCAAGCCGTGTTGAATTCAGGCCTGCGTGATGACGCGATGATCGGCTTCGAAGTGGTGCTCCAGCAATTCCTGTTTGCCGAGCGGGATGGCGATCAACGACGAGCGGACCAACTTCGATCGCAACTGAAAGTCATGGCCGCATCACCATCAACCGACATGCGGCAACAAATGGCTGATTCCCTGGCCGGTGCGGGCATGTGGGATTTGGCAGAGGATCTGTATCAGTCGCTCCTCTTGGTCACGGCATTCGAATCCGACGAAACGCTCGCGTTGATGGACATCGCTCGCGCCTACAACCGATTTGTCATCCGACGCACCACGGCAACATCAGCCGACGAAGGCAACGCGGCCGAAGCGGAATTGGAACGACTGCCAACAGACGCCATTGAAAAACGGCTTCAAGCGATCCGCTGGTACGACCTTGGTTTCGCGGGAACGCTGGCGGCGTCAGACTACCAAGAGGTCAATTACGTTCTCCTGCCTCAATTGATCCTTCGCAACAAACTGGAACTGATCCTCCAAGCTGATCAGCCACAACTGACCCTGGACGAGCAACGTGAAGTCGAACGCATCTTTGAGTTGCTACTTCGCTTTGAACCGATCGACATCCACTCCGCGGAATTGATGCTGCCAAGAATCAAACAACTTGGCATGACAGAACTTGCCGACGATTGGCTCAATCGAATTGTGGATGCAGGCCAGAAACATTTGCGTGAGTTCCCGCTCGACGCGACCGCCGCGAACAATGTCGCATGGTGTGCAGTCCGCAATCACTCGCGGTTGGACGACGCTCTCGAAATGTCACGCCAGTCCGTCGCGATCGAACCAGACAGCGCGGTGTACCGAGACACACTCGCTGAGATTTTGGCTCAAAAAGGCGAGATCGATCAAGCGTTGCAGCTAGAACGAACTGGAATCTTAGATGACCCCGGGCAGTGGCACTTGCACCTTCAAATCGACCGATTCGAGTCGATGAAGCAAGACCAGTAG
- a CDS encoding DUF937 domain-containing protein has protein sequence MSELLEQVGRQMTPERISSLSRSLGADEDTVRNAVSAALPTLLGAVTRQAEDPSQTAQLHHALERDHDGSVLDHLSNFFGPDDTTEQPGVTSKTTAGGAILDHILGNKKERVEHGVSAASGLSMGQSTKLMMMLAPVLMGVLGQQRKSKGLSPDGLGEMLRQEKASVQQSADGGSMLGRMFDQDGDGDFDMMDMVKFGMGRLFGRK, from the coding sequence ATGTCTGAGTTGTTGGAACAAGTCGGTCGTCAAATGACGCCCGAACGTATCTCAAGCCTGAGTCGATCGCTTGGTGCGGATGAAGACACGGTTCGGAACGCCGTCAGCGCTGCGTTGCCAACCTTGCTCGGCGCGGTGACTCGCCAAGCCGAAGATCCATCGCAAACGGCTCAGTTGCATCACGCGTTGGAGCGTGATCACGATGGTTCGGTGTTGGATCACTTGAGCAACTTTTTTGGACCGGATGACACGACCGAGCAACCCGGTGTGACATCGAAGACCACCGCCGGTGGTGCGATCTTAGATCACATTCTGGGCAACAAAAAAGAACGCGTCGAACATGGTGTTAGCGCAGCGAGCGGACTGTCGATGGGCCAGTCCACCAAGTTGATGATGATGTTGGCGCCGGTCTTGATGGGGGTGCTCGGTCAACAACGCAAGTCCAAAGGATTGTCGCCCGACGGCTTGGGTGAGATGCTTCGTCAAGAAAAGGCTTCGGTCCAGCAATCAGCCGATGGCGGCAGCATGTTGGGCCGCATGTTCGACCAAGATGGTGACGGCGACTTTGACATGATGGACATGGTCAAATTCGGCATGGGCCGGTTGTTCGGTCGCAAGTAG
- a CDS encoding purine-nucleoside phosphorylase produces the protein MLDLYDKIDEACTEIRRHTRDTPRVGIILGTGLGGLVEDIEVEATLDYSEVPHFLKSTATSHAGRLIIGRMGGVPVLAMEGRFHFYEGYDLKDITLPVRVFKAMGAELLVVSNACGGLNPYFNNGDIMVIEDQINLMGGNPLIGINDDRLGPRFPDMCEPYDQTWIDRTLAIARRNDIYPHKGVFVAVAGPCLETRAEYRYLRQIGADVVGMSTVPETIVAVHAGMKVIGLSVITDMCLPDALKPADVSEIIATANAAEPKLRTIVRGIVQECGEVRIA, from the coding sequence ATGCTCGATCTGTACGACAAAATTGATGAAGCCTGCACAGAAATCCGTCGTCACACTCGCGACACGCCGCGAGTCGGCATCATCCTGGGGACCGGGCTGGGCGGGTTGGTGGAGGACATCGAAGTCGAAGCAACGCTGGACTATTCCGAGGTGCCACACTTTTTGAAGTCGACCGCGACCAGCCACGCCGGACGATTGATCATCGGCCGGATGGGCGGCGTGCCGGTGTTGGCGATGGAAGGTCGTTTCCACTTTTATGAAGGTTACGACTTGAAAGACATCACGCTGCCCGTGCGTGTCTTCAAAGCGATGGGGGCCGAGTTGTTGGTCGTCAGCAACGCTTGCGGGGGACTGAACCCGTATTTCAACAATGGCGACATCATGGTCATCGAAGACCAAATCAACTTGATGGGCGGCAATCCTTTGATTGGAATCAACGACGATCGATTGGGACCACGCTTTCCCGACATGTGCGAACCGTACGATCAAACTTGGATTGATCGGACGTTGGCGATTGCTCGTCGTAACGACATTTACCCACACAAAGGTGTATTTGTCGCAGTCGCGGGACCGTGTTTGGAAACGCGTGCGGAATATCGATACCTGCGTCAGATCGGTGCCGATGTCGTAGGAATGAGTACAGTTCCGGAAACGATCGTCGCCGTGCACGCTGGAATGAAGGTGATTGGATTGAGCGTGATCACCGACATGTGTTTGCCAGATGCTTTGAAACCGGCCGATGTCTCTGAGATCATTGCGACGGCAAATGCGGCCGAACCAAAACTGCGAACCATCGTTCGTGGCATCGTTCAAGAGTGCGGCGAAGTTCGCATTGCTTGA